The Tripterygium wilfordii isolate XIE 37 chromosome 4, ASM1340144v1, whole genome shotgun sequence genome has a window encoding:
- the LOC119996864 gene encoding aspartic proteinase Asp1-like codes for MTGGKRQNLAMVLIVLLCTTFQGSFSEATSSVVFSLIGNEYTKWDYFTNINIGTPPKRFGLHIDTGSFLTWVQCDGAYENDKPIGHLYKPSKDRIVQCQDILCAVIQGKEYNCANPTDRCKYFLEYGDNSTSHGYLVRDIFPLRLTNGSIVYPSLVFGCGYKQKGIFKGAGILGLSKGPLGLLSQMHSQDLIQQIIGHCLSSRGGGFLFLGDDLIPSSGVSWTPFTYNNEKDYLSGPADLLFDGSETEVTGLQIDFDSGSALSYLEQAAYEHTFDLINQALERTPMILERSEGELPICWRHNGKPITSLNEVEKYFKNLTLSFKNFPDATLELPPGAYLILVRGKVCFGILDGDLLGLENANIIGAILMQDKLVIYDITKHRIGWTSKNCNT; via the exons ATGACGGGAGGGAAAAGGCAAAATCTAGCGATGGTGCTGATCGTGTTAttgtgtacaacgtttcaagGCTCTTTCTCAGAAGCCACCTCCTCtgttgttttttctttgatCGGGAACGAGTATACTAAATG GGACTACTTTACTAATATCAATATAGGCACGCCACCCAAGCGTTTTGGACTCCATATTGACACTGGTAGTTTCCTCACTTGGGTTCAGTGTGATGGAGCTTACGAGAATGACAAGCCCATCGGACATTTGTACAAGCCATCAAAAGATCGCATTGTGCAATGTCAAGATATCTTATGTGCTGTTATCCAAGGGAAGGAATACAATTGTGCAAACCCAACTGATCGATGCAAGTATTTTCTAGAATATGGTGATAACAGTACAAGCCATGGTTATCTGGTGAGAGACATTTTTCCTTTACGACTTACAAACGGATCTATCGTTTATCCTAGTTTGGTCTTTGG GTGTGGATACAAACAAAAAGGAATTTTCAAAGGGGCCGGAATTCTTGGTCTAAGCAAGGGTCCGCTTGGTTTGTTGTCACAAATGCATTCACAAGATCTAATACAACAAATAATTGGTCATTGTTTAAGTAGTAGAGGAGGTGGGTTTCTATTTTTAGGAGATGATCTTATACCTTCTTCCGGAGTATCTTGGACGCCATTCACAtataataatgaaaa GGATTATTTATCAGGACCAGCAGACCTCTTGTTTGATGGAAGTGAAACTGAAGTAACAGGGCTTCAAATTGATTTTGATAGTGGATCTGCCTTATCATACTTAGAACAAGCAGCCTACGAACACACATTTGATCTA ATTAACCAAGCTCTGGAAAGAACGCCGATGATACTTGAACGATCAGAGGGTGAACTTCCAATTTGCTGGAGACACAATGGAAAACCTATTACATCCCTCAATGAAGTTGAGAAATACTTCAAGAACTTGACTTTAAGCTTCAAAAATTTCCCAGACGCGACGCTGGAGTTACCCCCAGGAGCTTATCTCATACTTGTCAGA GGAAAAGTGTGCTTCGGGATTTTAGATGGCGATCTATTAGGACTTGAAAATGCAAATATAATTGGAG CTATCCTAATGCAAGATAAGTTGGTGATATATGATATCACTAAGCACCGTATtggttggacttctaagaactgcAATACCTAA